In one window of Nocardioides panacisoli DNA:
- a CDS encoding GNAT family N-acetyltransferase yields MSDSRVRVLDESDWRIYRDLRLEALRESPDSVVGSREAESDHDEAFWRDLLREEPRFVAERDGQAVGIVGLHPAPDDPDVAEVLGLWVAPTMRGSRIAWELVAAATDRARDQGRTQLFFWVASDSGAAVAFASTFGFRPTSQRRTAPATEAATPQEEVAMVLPLVDDPSATKTPWH; encoded by the coding sequence GTGAGCGACAGCAGGGTTCGGGTCCTGGACGAGTCGGACTGGCGGATCTATCGAGACCTCCGTCTCGAGGCACTCCGCGAGTCCCCTGACAGCGTGGTCGGCAGCCGGGAGGCCGAGTCCGACCACGACGAGGCATTCTGGCGCGACCTGTTGCGCGAGGAGCCACGGTTCGTCGCCGAGCGCGACGGCCAGGCCGTGGGCATCGTCGGACTGCACCCCGCGCCGGACGACCCCGACGTCGCGGAGGTCCTCGGCCTGTGGGTCGCGCCCACGATGCGCGGCAGCCGCATCGCGTGGGAGCTGGTGGCCGCAGCGACTGATCGTGCCCGCGACCAGGGCCGCACGCAGCTCTTCTTCTGGGTCGCCTCCGACAGTGGCGCGGCGGTCGCCTTCGCGAGCACCTTCGGCTTCCGGCCGACCTCCCAGCGTCGTACGGCGCCGGCCACCGAGGCCGCCACCCCGCAGGAGGAGGTCGCCATGGTGCTGCCCCTCGTGGACGACCCCAGCGCGACCAAGACCCCGTGGCACTGA
- a CDS encoding LysR substrate-binding domain-containing protein → MELRHLRYFRAVAEEKHFGRAAERLHMAQPPLSQQIRQLEDELGVRLLDRTTRRVELTAAGRAYLDRVRVVLGEVEAAGDEARRIASGVEGRLVIGCVGSATYSLLPALVVALRREFPLLDVAVRGEMLVPDQVAELMAHRLDVALLRPPVEELGVRLTTLRRDGLIVLLPDTHPLASRRRLRVEDLRGQDMVVHASRRSVMHGAVVSLCREAGFEPHVRHEVEETSTLVTFVAAGLGIAVVPEPVAALGVDGVTHRPLASPSAYVDLAAAVRAEDDRPAPARALQVLATVLAQT, encoded by the coding sequence ATGGAGCTCCGCCACCTGCGCTACTTCCGGGCCGTCGCCGAGGAGAAGCACTTCGGCCGCGCCGCCGAGCGGCTGCACATGGCCCAGCCGCCGCTGTCGCAGCAGATCCGTCAGCTGGAGGACGAGCTGGGGGTGCGGCTGCTGGACCGCACCACCCGCCGCGTGGAGCTGACCGCCGCCGGCCGCGCGTACCTCGACCGCGTCCGGGTGGTGCTGGGCGAGGTGGAGGCCGCCGGCGACGAGGCACGTCGGATCGCCAGCGGTGTGGAGGGACGCCTGGTCATCGGGTGCGTCGGCTCGGCGACCTACAGCCTGCTTCCCGCCCTGGTGGTCGCGTTGCGTCGCGAGTTCCCGCTGCTGGACGTGGCCGTGCGCGGCGAGATGCTGGTGCCGGACCAGGTCGCGGAGCTGATGGCCCACCGCCTCGACGTCGCGTTGCTGCGGCCGCCCGTCGAGGAGCTGGGGGTGCGGCTCACCACGCTGCGCCGCGACGGCCTGATCGTGCTCCTTCCCGACACCCACCCGCTCGCCTCGCGGCGCCGCCTCCGGGTCGAGGACCTGCGGGGTCAGGACATGGTCGTGCACGCCTCACGCCGCTCGGTGATGCACGGCGCCGTGGTGTCGCTGTGCCGCGAGGCCGGCTTCGAGCCGCACGTGCGCCACGAGGTCGAGGAGACCTCGACGCTGGTCACCTTCGTCGCCGCGGGCCTGGGCATCGCCGTGGTGCCCGAGCCCGTGGCGGCACTGGGCGTCGACGGCGTCACGCACCGGCCGCTCGCCTCGCCGTCGGCGTACGTCGACCTCGCGGCGGCCGTGCGGGCCGAGGACGACCGGCCGGCACCGGCACGAGCCCTGCAGGTGCTCGCGACGGTCCTGGCGCAGACCTAG
- a CDS encoding GNAT family N-acetyltransferase: MSETSTDVAVRDNPDRSRYEILLADEVVGFSAYQLADRRVTLAHVEVDPAHGGRGLASHLVRAQLDDAAQRGHEVVPVCPFVRKTIADHPDRYLDLVPRGERARFGLPDQD; encoded by the coding sequence ATGAGCGAGACGAGCACCGACGTCGCCGTGCGCGACAACCCCGACCGGAGCCGCTACGAGATCCTGCTGGCCGACGAGGTCGTCGGGTTCTCCGCCTACCAGCTGGCGGACCGCCGGGTCACCCTGGCGCACGTCGAGGTCGACCCCGCCCACGGCGGCCGGGGCCTGGCCAGTCACTTGGTTCGCGCGCAGCTCGACGACGCCGCGCAGCGCGGCCACGAGGTCGTCCCGGTCTGCCCCTTCGTCCGCAAGACGATCGCCGACCACCCCGACCGCTACCTCGACCTCGTCCCCCGCGGCGAGCGCGCCCGGTTCGGCCTCCCGGACCAGGACTGA